The Glycine soja cultivar W05 chromosome 4, ASM419377v2, whole genome shotgun sequence genomic sequence AACAACTTTCTTACACGTGAGTTTTGCTGCTTTGCCTTCTCTCTCCTTTCTTCCTCTCCTCAAGTTTGAGAAAATCAAGAGAAAgggaggagagagagaaaacaagaaaagaaagacatATTTGAAGAGAAACATGGCCATTTCCAGTGCTTCATTCAGGGTGGTTGCCTTCCTTAGCCTCTTGCTTGCAGCTCTTATGACACTGGCTTCTTCACAAGTCACTGCTCCGGCTCCCGCTCCAGCAAGCGATGGTAATTTGCTCTCTTTATTTTAGATTCCATTGTTTGTATAATCATGCTGATCCCACCATTCCCTGCTGCATATTATCTTACTTGTTTGTTACATTGGTTATTGTATAATATTAAGATTAAGATATGATATGTCATTTTTTATGTgattagaataaaaattgaTCCTCAGCTCAATATGTATGGAAGAACATTCATTAGAAGTCTTAAATGGATCTCGTTAAAAGATTTAGTCTCTAACTTTCAATTGGGATGGCCTATGCtcacaagaaaaaaagaataaaattgatCATGACCTGCATTTTGGATGAACAAGACCATCGTTGAAACTAAACAATTAGGGAATGTCAATTACCAAATATGTTATACCCTCTTTGAATTTCCTTCTTCAATAAAACAGATCTGGATTCTCCCGGGTGTcaaaatcaaaacattgaaaGAATGATAAAGTTATCTTGCACGATCTGAAATTGATTTtcaatgaattatttataaatacgcTGCCTTTTGAACATTTCTAAAGAGGGGGCCAATGCATATTGCTAATACATTGTACTTTATATTTTGCAGGCACCACAATCGACCAAGCGGTTGCATATGTTCTAATGCTTGCGGCTTTGGTGCTGACCTACATCATGCATTGATCCATCATGGGACTCCTCGTTTATTTCTAGATAGATGGATGGTAACATAGCCTTCTCAAGGCAAAGAGAGGCATTGGTGTCATTAGGACTAAGGAGAAAGAGATTTTAATTGGACAAATGCATTATTGTAATACTCTTCTGCTTCAATGATTATCTCGTAATTCTGACTTATTGTTTCGATCTATTTACATTGCTTTCTTATTCTAATTCCTGCGGTTAATAGATAAGGAATGAAGGTAAAAgaaatttgataataataataataaatgaaacttAAGAATATGAAAATCAAGTCATCCATTAAAAATATAGGCATACAGGAAGCAATCAATCAACAAATCAATCGGAGTGGGTTAGGACTTGATCTCTTAAGTAAAAttttggttcaaattttatagatgaaaaaaataaacaaatatttaaatattttatattaatgtcatcatgataaaaaattataagaatgtttaaatatactttttttgttgttatttttttattaaaaggtttcttttttattttttttcacccatgcaaatatttcttttggttttttttttttttttttttacttttccttACTATTATCTTCCTTCTTTTCATATTCTCCGGCAATGTTTGTTTCATTTCCCCCTTCCTTTGATCATAAGAAACTTatccacttttttttaaaaaaaacttatatataattttaaataaagtatATACTAAGttattaaatcttttaatttaaaagacatACAGTTAGTAAAGAACatgaatcataaaaataataaattaagaactatatatatattataaatttaataaattatgtagttttaatgttattattgtaattaaaattgtttatttgttataataattaatttatatatttagtaattgtaaaaaattatagtgTGCAATACGTGTTCAGGGGCAAGGGGTTTCACATCCTCTATCCCTACTCCACTTCTACAAAGTAGGAAAAATCCAAACTCAATCTCAATTGAAACAAAttttcagaaatcaaaaggtCACAAGGGTATTCACAAGTTCAAATTTAATAGTCATGCCTAAATAAAACTTGTTTGATGGTCAATATGtgataaaaatgatataagAGTTAGAttaaagtaagaaaaataagattgaAATTAACTCTTAtgatattcaatattttatgcGCACTAAGTAAGTTTGGAATGACTTGTGTCTGAAAAGGATTAAGGAGAAGACCAcaatttcatcaattttttttaaaaaaaatagtattttagttTTCTCGCATATATATTTTGCTATTTTGCCGTAAATATCTATTTAGACATTATATATTTATCTCACGAAGGTTAGAAAATAACAATCTGGTAAACATTTTCCAGTGTAATATGCAACTTTAATAGCGTTTTAGTTTGACATCAACAGTAGATACACATCCCTCCGAATACGATGCATTTCAGCTTTGCTTCTgcgttctttttataattttgacgCCATTTTTTTGGGTGCATTTGTGGAACTTTCACGGTTAgaaaaaatcaacaataaataattgtttCTAGTTTTCTTAATAAATCTATAAATCGTTTATAACTTGAGCAATGCTAACACACTGttattagtaaaaaatttaccaattattatataaatttcaacTGATAATATAAAAGATTCTATTACCGTATCTCTTTCCAACTTAATTGATAAACATGCTACCTCCCAAGTCCCAAGAGCATATTCTCTTACCATATCTGTTGACCAAAACGACTATTCTTCACGCAGTATGAGCATATTCTCAAAACCAGGTCAGGACAGTATATTCTACAATTTGCTCCAGTAATATTTCCTCCAAGAATAACTTTATAACACAATCTATAAGGAatcatcataaataaaaattcatcgTGTTTAGTTAGCCAAGCGTAAGTGACATTGTCTGTAGCAGTTTTTGGGAggaaaaaaactcaatttttcatattttatttaatcgattatagtTCAGGGGAGAACCCCAAGTGTAACAAAATTTCTGCTTGTCAAAAgcagcaaaaaaaattaaaaacaatgcaCAGCTCAAAAAACCTAAGTGTGTCCTATGCCGGTCATTTTCCTGTTCAATTATGTTAGTTTATGGTCAGGATGGATTGGAATGATTcccattccaaaaaaaaatgttctgcAATCTCCAGAGGTTCTGAATAACTGCTTTGGCAGCAAAAAAAGTGTGCAGAAAATCATGATTATGTGTACTGATGATGTAGAACAAACTTTACAACTTCATAAAATGAAATCACAATTCCAACAGAGGGGCCTGCTCGACCAACTCGTGGACCAACACCTGTAAACAATCCTTTCAAGCCTCCATCTCTGAAagaagatataaaaaattagtccGGATAAAGCATATCAGTGATCATTTAAATCAACACACAGATCAATTCAAAAATTAGTAACTAGTCAATAAAAATCCGGCCTTTTCTCACTGAGGTTGTCAAAGAAAAAACCCTTGAATTTTATGTGACTATAATACATCTCATATCAAGGTATGTCCAGCATGCACCCGATCAGAGGGaaggagaaaaaataaagcTGTTAAGCCATTTGGCATCCAATTTGTATCAttagaaaatgaagaaagtCAAAATTATAACATCTGGAATCCAAATAATGGCATACCTCCACACCTCCATCAGTGTCTGTCTTGTAGTCATTTTCAATGCCCTAACAGGATCCCTCTGCAATTTCAATATTtggaaaaaagatgaaattagAATAAGCCAACTTAGCAAATAGATATAAAACAGTACTGTCAATTCAaagaaatgtttattttaaagaaaacagaGCACGAATGAGGGAAGCAAAATCTCCTGTAACCCCTTCCCCCCAGTTTGAATGATAGAAAATACCAGGGAAATTTAGCCACTTAAAAACAAAGGAAATTGTCATGAGCCAAAAATCTCTAAAGTTTAAACTTAGTGAAGGACACCTGAATGGTCTTTCATTATGTCTCTAACACATCCCGTTATGCAAGAGACCTATAAGCTTAAGTGTGGGTAATACATGCCCACCTAACTTGTCATCAAATTTAGCTTTTTATTAGAATAACTAGGGGAAAACAAGCACACTGTGTCTaactacttttttattaaataaaaaaaaagataatagaagTTAGTGGATGGTTTATGTAGTTAtagggataaaataaaaaatttatgaatgtAGTTATAGGGATAAAATGGGTATAAAAATGTGTACACCAAAACACCCTAttccttttatatatagttatagATACACCAAAACACTCTATTccctttatatatattatagataaGGACAGCAAAGATCAAGCTGTAGACCACTTGGTCATTGAAGCTCTGACAAAACATCATGAATGAACAAAATCCCCAAAGCTTATATTTTTTGGTGAAGACAAGTAAACAGTTAAACAAACCTCTATCTGCCTTCGAGTTTTTACAACATCTAGCGGACATGTGGCTCCAGCTGCTAAGGTTCCTGCAACAAACCCAGCTCCAAAATTTGCCCCAAGAACACTCAATGCATTGGCATCATCACCTCCAATCAAACCAAGAAGTTTTCTTCTAGTCTGCAAGGCAAGAGTAATTGGGATGACAAaacaaagaataagaaaaacaaCTTCACATGTCAAAGGATTCATGGAGGAAACTCACCGGTTCAAGTGTCGACCAACAAATAGCAGAGAAGGGTACATCACGGGCAAGTTGAGCTCCCATGCCAGTCCACAAAACACGATAACCTTGCACTGttatgaaatgaagagattcgatgaaaattacaatttaaatgaTTCTACTAGTAACTTTCTTAGCAttgtaatttaaatatgttatacAGTTTTGCACTGTATTAATAAATGTTGCAGTCTGCCCAGTGCCACAATTGACAGattgaaaaatcaaatcaaacatatgAGACATGTAAATAATTCTAGGACAAAACTTATATGCAGTTTCTTTGGTGGTTTTGAAATTGTTctccaatcaaaattaaaatttcacttcaATAATCTGCGCAATAAAGGTTTGCATTAAAGCAATAAAACTCTATATGTTGCTTCAATTCTAATAGAAGAACACCAAAAATGCCTAAAGATTACTACATCTAAGTTTTTTCCATAATTACATCCCCCCTAATTGTGTAACACATAAGGATTATGGCTTCAATACCTATTCCTAAGAACTAGATTTAAATTACAAGTTCATTAATAAGGTAAATGCAAATGTTAAATTAACCTAAACTTTATGTCACATAGTAAACTCTATAAAACCATATTGTGCTTGTGCAAAAGTTTGTATTACTCACTACTCGGATAAGAAAACACCAGCCAATTCAACAAATTTACAAATCTATGTACTGTAAACACCAAAGCAAGTATACTCCTTTCAGTTTACATTTAGTATGGCTATTTGGGGTTCATGTTGTCAAAAAAGCTAAGCACTTACAGCTGTTCTGTGGAGTGTTTGTGCTCTTGACATTTGAAACAACACCTAGCAGAGTCTGGATCACTCCAGGAGGCTTTTTACCAATTTGAGTCTCTTTAAATGCCTAAATcagaaatgaataaattaaaacccAAGAATTCTCCGATGAACAGTAAGAACCCAGAAAGTTTATGAATAGCAAATATAgctagaaacaaaaaataagaaaacagaaATATTCTAAAAACCACTAAGCATCAACAAACATTggggaaattaaaataaaacttaaaacacTGCTACCATAgaacaaatatcaaaatcaaaatctatAACGAAACAGATAAGAGCTATAAATGATGAAAGAAAACCACACGAATTACAGCAGAGCAAAGTGCAATTATAGCCTATGTTTGGATTGGTGAAATGTGATATAGTAGAGGGGAATGGAACATAATAGAATGGAATGGACTAtaacaaaatagaataaaatccCAATGacattgtttggatattttataaCGGAATGGAGCAAATTCTCATTCCATCATTTGAATAATAAACCGaatgataaaacaaaataaaccctGAATTGCAGGTTAACCTGCACACTGACAAACAGATTCAAAAGAGGGATAATAACTGTGCCTTAAACTTAAACAAGCACATCACTTCATGAATAGAAACTCCATAGCCACAACTTTTACACATTGGGTATCAAAATAATATGGttaattatcttataaataCCTGCATACGAGTTTTAGCAAGTTCAATAGGGTAGCAAGTAGTGCAAGCTAGAGAGCGTGCCAATGAACCAGCTACTAGAGGTACATAAGTAGTTGTGGTTGGTGCCTTTTTAGCTGTGAATTCCTCCAACCAATTGCGGAGTATGTCATAGCAAGGAAGGTATATTCCCACCTGATTTAGGCACGTGAAAGTTATGTCAGTCAATTCCTTTGCTTTCAGACATAATGTGcaataattaaacaaagaatcaCTGTCGATTGACTTGTGAACCTACAGTTGGTACTGCAAGAGCCAGGCCAGCATTTGTGCCTCTCCATAGCCTAGAAATTCCCTCCTGCAATAACACtcttgcattgataaatatgtttttgtatttGTAAATGTAAATATGTAATACACATAAATGTCCATTTCAAGCACAGATGTCCTCAATACACTCAAATGACAGCTTCAACCCATGAAATAAAACCACCAAcctgttttataattttgtagatAACATCTAGTGTTCCTTTGTAGCGAAAACACTCGGGAGGACAAATGGACACTGTGCCCTGGAATCCAGCCCGGTGGCATGATGGAGAACATTTTAAATCAGCAAATATctgataataatattaaaaagaacaaATTAATTGCATGGGTATGCCAGCATGTTAACAACTAAATTGGATTCAAAATGATGCAGAGTCATTTTTGAACCACACAACCTCTTAAAGAAAATACTACACCGCATTAATTTGTTTTCGCGGCTGCCACAACTATATACAGATAGAGAAATTCAATGTAATAATGATTCTCGTAAAGGTCTTCAAAGAGGGGAGTAACAACAAAAGATTGTTCCTCACGTACCATATTTGGCCCAAAACAAGCCATTCTACTGGTCATATTACTGAGTGGATGAGAATATGCGACCCCTGCCGCTTGTGCTTGCAACCTTGTCTGATAAATGGGGAAAACAAATCAGAATAAACGAAAAGATGAATAATTAAGAGTAATGGCACATGTAAAGTATTGTAGTATTGGCACAAACTGAACATTCTAAAACGCATTCAAGACGCTCAAAACAACAATTCTTTAATCTTCAACAACGAAGAGAGACTAGGAAACATATGTCAGAATTAACGCTCCTTAACAATAAAATTGAGAGAGTACCTTGGCAACGTCGAGGGGATTGACAATGATGGCGGAGAGGAAGGCGGCGCCGGCGGCGGAGAAAGCTCGTTCTCCGATTCCCAATTGATCAGAATTGAATGGTTTTTGCGGCGGcggagggagagaagagcattCCCTGGAACCTGTGCCCTCGCCGCTCATTTCAATTGCAGTTTGATCCGAAGCCATCCACGAATTTTGGATTCGCTCTGAATCCGCCATTCTGGTTTTTTCGATGCAACGACCAAAGAAGACTCAAATggttatgtgtttttttttattaatagaaattaatgattattagtAAAATGCCCTCAAAAAATaggatttattattttatgggcGTTGAATGGGGAAGCAGATGAACAGAAAAAATATtgcatatatttaataaaaaaagaaaagcaggGTGCCGAATATGTGGGAGGGAAGAGGAGAAGGAGAGAGATGCGTACGCAAGTGCTTATGTTAAGAAGCGCGCCACGTTTGTTGACAAGAATGGGACACGTACTTTTCAGCGGAAAAAACCCTAGTAAACGCTTGTGTTGAGCAAATATTCAAACTGGCCCTACCTTGGCTGTTGTGTGGTGTTGCTGCTGCAACTAACCTAGCCAAGCCAGTACCTTCCGGTTCCGGGAACCACACTGGGGTTGTGGTGCGCTGAGTCAAGTTAACAGTCCAAGCTAATTAAGCTTTATTAGGGTTTGTTAGCGGCGGAATCGGAATTTTATTTTAGCATCAAACTATAGCATTTTCTTTTCAGTCTCTCTCTTTCATTTTGGTGTTAACAAATATGGACATGGCTTTGCATCCCTTTGGCGATCGAGATGGATGCCTAAGCGTCTTTTGCCTTCTAGACCTTTCTATTGCGTGAACGTCGTCAGGCGCCACTCATGCTctcgttttatttttatttttgggttaATGTTGGTCCATTATATTtagtaattgttttatttttgatatattaatttttaaaattttcattttagacttttatattttttaaatgtattattttcattttttaaaaaattttaaaaaataatacatttcaaaaacataaaaaagttagaatgagacttttaaaatttcttttaattttttttaagatcttAAAAGGTATAAAATATAGCATCGCACATGTCGAACGAATAAGTgaaagattttttattcaacatCTACAACCAAGTTAGCATGAAGACGAGTAGCGCAAAGAGGACCCAACAATGCATTTCATTGGAAGATAATTTTGACTGACGCGATGGATCAAACCTCATCCACAATCAAGTGTTGTTggtcttcttcttcccctttGTCGACACGCGACTGTCGACAACAATCTATCTTTTTAGTTTAAGAGCAAGAGACGGAGTGATAGGAGGAGAAGATACTCTTACCCATTATGATTGAGAATAATTACTGAAtgaaattattatgttattaaattattaaataataataatatgagaaTGAAGGTTACCATTGCATGtggttttaaattcatattttcttcatttacttagtgaattttaatttttaaacaaaaaaaataatggtagCTTTTAACCGTACTTATGTTACCCtgactattttaaaattaaaaaccttGGTAGACACTAACgtttctaacaaaaaataaaaaaaattcaaaatgatgtGTCTTGAAGACATAAAAGACtagaataaaacttttaaaatattatgtatcaaagtgaaacaaatatgaaacataatgaattaaaagtgacattaaaatattttaaactttaaaaattaatagaatactaacaaaaaataaaaaaaaataaaaatgatgtatttcaaaattataaagaactgaaataaaa encodes the following:
- the LOC114410323 gene encoding mitochondrial carrier protein MTM1-like isoform X1, producing MADSERIQNSWMASDQTAIEMSGEGTGSRECSSLPPPPQKPFNSDQLGIGERAFSAAGAAFLSAIIVNPLDVAKTRLQAQAAGVAYSHPLSNMTSRMACFGPNMIFADLKCSPSCHRAGFQGTVSICPPECFRYKGTLDVIYKIIKQEGISRLWRGTNAGLALAVPTVGIYLPCYDILRNWLEEFTAKKAPTTTTYVPLVAGSLARSLACTTCYPIELAKTRMQAFKETQIGKKPPGVIQTLLGVVSNVKSTNTPQNSLQGYRVLWTGMGAQLARDVPFSAICWSTLEPTRRKLLGLIGGDDANALSVLGANFGAGFVAGTLAAGATCPLDVVKTRRQIERDPVRALKMTTRQTLMEVWRDGGLKGLFTGVGPRVGRAGPSVGIVISFYEVVKFVLHHQYT
- the LOC114410323 gene encoding mitochondrial carrier protein MTM1-like isoform X2, which codes for MADSERIQNSWMASDQTAIEMSGEGTGSRECSSLPPPPQKPFNSDQLGIGERAFSAAGAAFLSAIIVNPLDVAKTRLQAQAAGVAYSHPLSNMTSRMACFGPNMGTVSICPPECFRYKGTLDVIYKIIKQEGISRLWRGTNAGLALAVPTVGIYLPCYDILRNWLEEFTAKKAPTTTTYVPLVAGSLARSLACTTCYPIELAKTRMQAFKETQIGKKPPGVIQTLLGVVSNVKSTNTPQNSLQGYRVLWTGMGAQLARDVPFSAICWSTLEPTRRKLLGLIGGDDANALSVLGANFGAGFVAGTLAAGATCPLDVVKTRRQIERDPVRALKMTTRQTLMEVWRDGGLKGLFTGVGPRVGRAGPSVGIVISFYEVVKFVLHHQYT